The following coding sequences lie in one Megalodesulfovibrio gigas DSM 1382 = ATCC 19364 genomic window:
- a CDS encoding ABC transporter permease subunit: MTLGSKHARLWLGLAVGLGWFALLLFPLLGITPDGLTFQTTWNVLKPVALAAVGIVGLVSLSHLPAAAGLRRAADSARAGAATAVSRVPTFVWITLLLAGLAAYPQLVGRYGVDVAVNVLVYVCLGLGLNVVVGLCGLLDLGYIAFYGVGAYTYAILATQFGVSFWICLPIAAVLAAVAGACIGYPTLRMRGDYLAIVTLGFGEIIRIIINNWMSLTNGPNGIISIPPPGFYTVVFDGGISLEHVLLRKLDQMYYVVLVLAVGTVIAVRHLNFSRIGRAWEAIREDETAAELMGVNTFRFKLLAYAMGATFGGLAGAFFAARMKSVAPNSFSFIESALVLAMVVLGGLGSIPGIVLGALALIALPEVFREFEQYRMLVFGGAMAVMMLVRPQGLIPAMRMGKRGEDEA; the protein is encoded by the coding sequence ATGACGCTCGGGTCTAAGCACGCGCGCCTGTGGCTGGGCCTGGCCGTGGGCCTGGGCTGGTTTGCCCTGCTGCTGTTCCCGCTGCTGGGCATCACCCCGGACGGGTTGACCTTCCAGACCACGTGGAACGTGCTCAAGCCGGTGGCCCTGGCTGCGGTGGGCATTGTGGGGCTGGTGTCCCTCTCGCATCTGCCTGCGGCGGCCGGACTCCGCCGGGCGGCGGACTCGGCCCGGGCCGGCGCGGCAACGGCCGTCTCCCGTGTGCCGACCTTCGTGTGGATCACGCTGCTGCTGGCCGGTCTGGCGGCGTACCCGCAACTGGTGGGCCGCTACGGCGTGGATGTGGCCGTGAACGTGCTGGTGTACGTCTGTCTGGGCCTGGGCCTGAATGTGGTGGTGGGACTGTGCGGCCTGCTGGATCTGGGCTACATCGCCTTTTACGGCGTGGGCGCGTACACCTACGCCATCCTGGCCACGCAGTTTGGCGTGTCCTTCTGGATCTGCCTGCCTATTGCCGCGGTGTTGGCTGCCGTGGCCGGGGCCTGCATCGGGTATCCGACCCTGCGCATGCGCGGGGACTATCTGGCCATCGTCACCCTGGGGTTCGGGGAGATCATCCGCATCATCATCAACAACTGGATGAGTCTGACCAACGGCCCCAACGGCATCATCAGCATCCCGCCGCCGGGCTTCTACACCGTGGTGTTTGACGGCGGCATCTCCCTGGAACATGTCCTGCTGCGCAAGCTGGATCAGATGTACTATGTGGTGCTGGTGCTGGCTGTGGGGACGGTGATTGCCGTGCGGCACCTGAATTTTTCGCGCATTGGCCGGGCCTGGGAAGCCATCCGCGAGGATGAGACCGCCGCCGAGCTCATGGGCGTGAACACCTTTCGCTTCAAGCTGCTGGCCTATGCCATGGGGGCCACCTTTGGCGGCCTGGCCGGGGCCTTCTTTGCCGCGCGTATGAAGTCCGTGGCGCCCAATAGTTTTTCGTTCATCGAATCGGCCCTGGTGCTGGCCATGGTGGTGCTGGGCGGGCTGGGTTCCATCCCGGGCATTGTGCTGGGAGCCCTGGCGCTCATCGCCCTGCCCGAGGTCTTCCGGGAGTTCGAGCAATACCGCATGCTGGTGTTCGGCGGCGCCATGGCCGTGATGATGCTCGTGCGGCCCCAGGGGCTCATCCCGGCCATGCGCATGGGCAAGCGCGGGGAGGACGAGGCATGA
- a CDS encoding sugar transferase: MPAAESPRLPWWKRPLDLALTLALAPLWLPLMLATAAAVRVGLGRPVLFRQQRPGLLGAPFELVKFRTMRDGPGSDAERLTALGRWLRATSLDELPELLLVLNGTMSLVGPRPLLMEYLDKYNAAQRRRHLVRPGITGLAQVSGRNACTWEEQFRLDVEYVDNCAFLLDISILWRTICLVLARRNVCQPGHATRAPFQGSDQQQ, encoded by the coding sequence ATGCCCGCCGCCGAATCCCCGCGCCTGCCCTGGTGGAAACGCCCCCTGGACCTCGCCCTGACCCTCGCCCTTGCCCCCCTGTGGCTGCCCCTGATGCTGGCCACGGCCGCGGCGGTGCGCGTGGGGCTGGGCCGGCCGGTGCTGTTCCGGCAGCAGCGCCCCGGCCTCCTGGGCGCACCCTTCGAGCTGGTGAAGTTCCGCACCATGCGCGACGGCCCCGGCAGCGATGCCGAGCGGCTCACCGCCCTGGGCCGCTGGCTGCGGGCCACCAGCCTGGACGAACTGCCCGAACTGCTCCTGGTGCTCAACGGAACCATGAGCCTGGTGGGTCCGCGGCCCCTGCTTATGGAATATCTGGACAAATACAATGCCGCACAACGCCGCCGGCATCTGGTGCGGCCGGGCATCACGGGCCTGGCGCAGGTCTCGGGCCGCAACGCCTGCACCTGGGAGGAGCAGTTCCGCCTGGACGTGGAATATGTGGACAATTGTGCCTTTTTGTTGGATATCTCCATCCTTTGGCGGACGATTTGTCTGGTGCTGGCGCGCCGCAATGTCTGCCAGCCCGGTCATGCCACCCGTGCGCCGTTTCAAGGAAGCGATCAGCAGCAATGA
- a CDS encoding branched-chain amino acid ABC transporter permease has product MDYFLQQFLNGLTLGGVYALVALGYTMVYGIIQLINFAHGEFFAAGGYMGVILLSFLASQGYMDSHPWLCLGVALCLSMAYCAMLAMAVEKVAYKPLRSSTRLSVLLSALGMSIFLQNGLMLTQGVYDKAYPTEFTHGSITLGPVTISLMQGLILGLTVTLLLTLNFVVFKTKLGKAMRATSMDKTMSALTGIDANRIISVTFAIGAALAAAAGILVGLYYGSVRYDMGFVPGIKAFSAAVLGGIGNLYGAMLGGFLIAMVEIMAAAYIPHGGEYKDVFAFIILIAVLYFRPTGIMGENVNDARV; this is encoded by the coding sequence ATGGACTATTTTCTTCAGCAATTCCTCAATGGCCTGACCCTCGGCGGCGTCTACGCCCTGGTGGCGCTGGGCTACACCATGGTGTACGGCATCATCCAGCTCATCAACTTTGCCCACGGCGAGTTCTTTGCCGCCGGGGGCTACATGGGCGTGATTCTGCTCTCCTTTCTGGCCTCCCAGGGCTACATGGACTCCCACCCCTGGCTGTGCCTGGGGGTGGCGCTATGCCTCTCCATGGCCTACTGCGCCATGCTGGCCATGGCCGTGGAAAAGGTGGCCTACAAGCCCCTGCGTAGTTCCACCCGGCTTTCGGTGCTGCTCTCCGCCCTGGGGATGAGCATTTTTCTGCAGAACGGGCTCATGCTGACCCAGGGCGTGTACGACAAGGCCTATCCCACCGAGTTCACCCATGGTTCCATCACCCTGGGGCCGGTGACCATCAGCCTCATGCAGGGATTGATCCTCGGCCTGACCGTCACGCTGCTGTTGACCCTGAATTTCGTGGTCTTCAAAACCAAGCTCGGCAAGGCCATGCGCGCCACCTCCATGGACAAGACCATGAGCGCGCTGACCGGCATCGACGCCAACCGCATCATCAGCGTCACCTTCGCCATCGGCGCGGCCCTGGCGGCGGCGGCGGGCATCCTGGTGGGCCTGTACTACGGTTCGGTGCGCTACGACATGGGCTTTGTCCCCGGCATCAAGGCCTTTTCCGCGGCCGTGCTGGGCGGCATTGGCAACCTGTACGGGGCCATGCTGGGCGGGTTCCTCATCGCCATGGTGGAGATTATGGCCGCGGCCTACATCCCGCACGGCGGGGAGTACAAGGACGTCTTTGCCTTCATCATCCTCATCGCCGTGCTGTACTTCCGCCCCACGGGCATCATGGGAGAGAACGTCAATGACGCTCGGGTCTAA
- a CDS encoding DegT/DnrJ/EryC1/StrS family aminotransferase, translating to MADRIFLSPPHRAGTELAFLQQALESNYLAPVGPDLDAFEAEIGRLLALPALPTTGRRLVALNSGAAALHLALVLAGVGAGDVVLCPDFAFIASAAPVVQLGAQICAVDAEYATWNMDPDRAEAALVRLQREGRPAKALVVVHGYGRPARMDRFLDLARRFGLALIEDAAESLAATALGRHTGTLGDFGILSFNGNKLITTSGGGMLCCARPEDAEKALALATMARDPGPFFTHSFLGYSYRLSNLLAALGRAQLEALPQRLEQKRRVLEGYRERLAGVAGISFLPEPDPAWGTSNHWLTCIVFDDPGSARGHARREAVRLALERENIEARALWTPLHRQPALTELAGAGLVEGGDVADDLFARGLALPSGTTLTEADQDRICEILAAAASA from the coding sequence ATGGCAGACCGGATTTTTCTTTCTCCGCCGCACCGTGCGGGCACGGAGCTGGCGTTTTTGCAGCAGGCCCTGGAGAGCAACTATCTCGCCCCCGTGGGGCCGGATCTGGACGCCTTTGAGGCCGAGATCGGCCGGCTGCTGGCGCTTCCCGCGCTTCCCACCACCGGCCGGCGGCTGGTGGCCCTGAACTCCGGCGCTGCGGCCCTGCATCTGGCCCTGGTGTTGGCCGGGGTGGGCGCAGGGGACGTGGTGCTTTGTCCGGACTTCGCCTTCATCGCCTCGGCCGCGCCCGTGGTGCAGCTGGGGGCGCAGATCTGCGCCGTGGACGCCGAATACGCCACCTGGAACATGGATCCCGATCGCGCCGAAGCCGCCCTGGTCCGCCTGCAGCGGGAGGGCCGCCCGGCCAAGGCCTTGGTGGTGGTGCACGGCTATGGCCGGCCCGCGCGCATGGATCGGTTCCTGGACCTCGCCCGCCGCTTCGGGCTGGCGCTCATCGAGGACGCTGCCGAGTCCCTGGCCGCCACGGCCCTGGGCCGCCACACCGGCACCCTGGGCGACTTCGGCATTCTTTCCTTCAACGGCAACAAGCTCATCACCACCTCCGGCGGCGGCATGCTCTGCTGCGCCCGTCCGGAGGATGCCGAAAAGGCCCTGGCCCTGGCCACTATGGCCCGGGACCCCGGCCCGTTCTTCACCCATTCCTTCCTGGGCTACAGCTACCGCCTGAGCAACCTGCTGGCCGCCCTGGGCCGGGCGCAGCTGGAGGCCCTGCCGCAGCGGCTGGAGCAGAAGCGGCGCGTGCTGGAGGGCTACCGGGAGCGGTTGGCCGGGGTGGCGGGGATCTCCTTTTTGCCCGAGCCGGATCCGGCCTGGGGCACGTCCAACCACTGGCTGACGTGCATCGTCTTCGACGATCCCGGCTCGGCCCGCGGGCACGCCCGCCGCGAGGCCGTGCGCCTGGCCCTGGAGCGCGAGAACATCGAGGCCCGCGCCCTGTGGACGCCGCTGCATCGCCAGCCGGCCCTGACCGAGCTGGCCGGGGCGGGGTTGGTGGAAGGCGGCGACGTGGCAGACGACCTGTTTGCCCGCGGCCTGGCCCTGCCGTCCGGAACGACCTTGACCGAGGCGGACCAGGACCGCATCTGCGAGATCCTCGCCGCTGCGGCGAGCGCGTAG
- a CDS encoding branched-chain amino acid ABC transporter substrate-binding protein — protein MRISRLVVLVLALCLGTAQFAWAQTLKVGSLSPLTGPYAADGNDIANGVRAAIKVVTAEGGLPGFDKIELMAEDSACDPRQAVAAANKLINSKVVGVVGAYCSSATIPASEVLAEEDIPMLTPGSTSEKVTERGLKHMWRICGRDDDQSKAAMAFIQNNLKAKSIFIVDDKTTYSQGLADNVAKLSEAAGLTVARDHVNEGDKDFSAVLTKIKAAKPDVFYMSLQNSASGALMLIQAKRTGIDAAILAQDAVYHPQLMEVAKDAAEGVYLTFGFIDEDAPTFKKFLAAYEEFGKPGAYSGYAYDAATVLFSAIKAAGSTDPAKVRAEILKMDFQGATKKIKFTENGDSGSNYIIRQVKGGQFINYWDPATGKTY, from the coding sequence ATGCGCATTTCCCGTCTCGTCGTGCTGGTGCTGGCCCTCTGCCTGGGCACGGCGCAGTTTGCCTGGGCTCAGACCCTTAAGGTTGGCTCCCTGTCTCCCCTGACCGGCCCCTACGCCGCCGACGGCAACGATATTGCCAACGGCGTGCGCGCCGCCATCAAGGTGGTCACTGCTGAAGGCGGCCTGCCGGGCTTCGACAAGATCGAACTCATGGCCGAAGACAGCGCCTGCGACCCCCGCCAGGCTGTGGCCGCTGCCAACAAGCTCATCAACTCCAAAGTGGTGGGCGTTGTCGGCGCGTACTGCTCCTCCGCCACCATTCCCGCATCCGAAGTGCTGGCCGAGGAAGACATCCCCATGCTGACCCCCGGCTCCACCAGCGAAAAAGTCACCGAGCGTGGCCTCAAGCACATGTGGCGCATCTGCGGCCGCGACGACGACCAGTCCAAGGCCGCCATGGCGTTCATCCAGAATAATCTGAAGGCCAAAAGCATCTTCATCGTGGACGACAAGACCACCTATTCCCAGGGCCTGGCCGACAACGTGGCCAAGCTCTCCGAAGCCGCCGGCCTCACCGTGGCCCGCGACCACGTGAACGAAGGCGACAAGGACTTCAGCGCCGTGCTGACCAAGATCAAGGCTGCCAAGCCCGACGTCTTCTACATGAGCCTGCAGAACAGCGCCTCCGGGGCCCTGATGCTCATCCAGGCCAAGCGCACCGGCATCGACGCCGCCATCCTGGCCCAGGACGCCGTGTACCATCCCCAGCTCATGGAAGTGGCCAAGGACGCCGCCGAAGGCGTGTACCTGACCTTCGGCTTCATTGACGAAGACGCCCCCACCTTCAAGAAGTTCCTGGCTGCCTACGAAGAATTCGGCAAGCCCGGCGCCTACTCCGGCTACGCCTACGACGCCGCCACCGTGCTCTTCAGCGCCATCAAGGCCGCCGGCAGCACGGACCCGGCCAAGGTTCGCGCTGAAATCCTGAAGATGGACTTCCAGGGCGCCACCAAGAAGATCAAGTTCACCGAAAACGGGGACTCCGGCTCCAACTACATCATCCGCCAGGTCAAGGGCGGCCAGTTCATCAACTATTGGGATCCTGCCACCGGCAAGACCTACTAG
- a CDS encoding ABC transporter ATP-binding protein has translation MMHERAPLLELANVDACYGRIQALKDVSLKIYAGEIVTIIGANGAGKSTTLMTICGVVKASAGSITYDGSPIRGVPAHALPKRGLVQVPEGRRIFPRLTVLENLEMGAYLRKDAAGIRDDQNMVFDLFPKLKERAHQHGGTLSGGEQQMLAIARALMGRPTLLLLDEPSLGLSPLFAKHIFQIIRTVNAERGMTILLVEQNANIALQMAHRGYVLETGRVVLEDDAKTLLHNPEIRKAYLGE, from the coding sequence ATGATGCACGAACGCGCCCCCCTGCTGGAACTGGCGAACGTGGACGCCTGCTACGGCCGCATTCAGGCCCTCAAGGACGTGTCTCTCAAGATTTACGCCGGCGAGATCGTGACCATCATCGGGGCCAACGGGGCCGGCAAATCCACCACACTGATGACCATTTGCGGCGTGGTCAAGGCCTCGGCAGGCAGCATCACGTATGATGGCAGCCCCATCCGCGGCGTGCCGGCGCATGCCCTGCCCAAGCGCGGACTCGTGCAGGTGCCCGAAGGCCGGCGCATCTTCCCGCGCCTTACCGTGCTGGAGAACCTGGAGATGGGGGCCTACCTGCGCAAGGACGCCGCCGGCATCCGGGACGATCAAAACATGGTCTTCGACCTGTTCCCCAAGCTCAAGGAACGCGCCCACCAGCACGGCGGCACCCTCTCCGGCGGGGAACAGCAGATGCTGGCCATCGCCCGGGCGCTTATGGGCCGGCCCACGCTGCTGCTGCTGGACGAACCGTCCCTGGGCCTCTCGCCCCTGTTCGCCAAGCACATCTTCCAGATTATCCGCACGGTGAACGCCGAACGCGGCATGACCATCCTGCTGGTGGAGCAGAACGCCAACATCGCCCTGCAGATGGCCCACCGCGGCTACGTGCTGGAGACCGGCCGCGTGGTGCTGGAGGACGATGCTAAGACCCTGCTGCACAATCCGGAAATCCGAAAAGCCTACCTGGGCGAATAG
- a CDS encoding universal stress protein, with product MDPKTILWPTDLSSESIASAPKVMALSQQYNAAVVMLYVAVDLCSYFPAYGNFPSNEVVDHFRLWEIKHARALMEDVCEKDFKACPHLELELANGDPVEEIFKMAARKNADLIVMTATHGRHGKDGPGLGHVAEAVATRGALPVLFVTP from the coding sequence ATGGACCCAAAGACCATACTCTGGCCCACGGACCTGAGCAGCGAATCCATTGCCTCCGCCCCGAAGGTGATGGCGCTTTCGCAGCAATACAACGCTGCTGTGGTGATGCTGTATGTTGCGGTGGACCTGTGCAGCTATTTCCCCGCCTACGGCAACTTCCCCTCCAATGAGGTGGTGGACCACTTCCGCCTGTGGGAAATCAAGCACGCCCGCGCACTGATGGAAGACGTGTGCGAAAAGGATTTCAAGGCCTGCCCGCATCTGGAGCTGGAGCTGGCCAACGGTGATCCTGTGGAGGAGATTTTCAAGATGGCTGCCCGGAAGAATGCGGATCTCATTGTCATGACCGCCACGCACGGCCGCCATGGCAAGGACGGCCCTGGCCTGGGCCACGTGGCCGAAGCCGTGGCCACCCGGGGCGCACTGCCCGTGCTGTTTGTGACGCCGTAA
- a CDS encoding acetyltransferase has product MNLPMCYILGAGGHGRVVLETAQACGAFKACLFLDGNATLHGTQIMGALVLGGEDALPPPGPEVAVLPALGDNHRRLALTLDLLSQGYTVPTVVHPRAWVSPHATLGAGTVVFAMAVVQPGAILGCSCIVNTAASVDHDCVLGDGVHCSPGVRLAGGVQVGDCTHLGIGSCVIQEMRVGEQCVVGAGAAVVKDIPPDSLALGVPAVVVRKLPPRDVG; this is encoded by the coding sequence ATGAATCTCCCCATGTGCTACATCCTCGGCGCAGGCGGCCACGGCCGCGTGGTGCTGGAAACGGCCCAGGCCTGCGGCGCCTTCAAGGCGTGTCTGTTTCTGGATGGCAACGCCACCCTGCACGGCACGCAGATCATGGGGGCGCTCGTGCTCGGCGGCGAGGACGCCCTGCCCCCTCCCGGCCCGGAAGTGGCCGTGCTGCCGGCCCTTGGCGACAATCACCGCCGTCTGGCCCTGACGCTGGATCTGCTTTCCCAAGGCTACACCGTGCCCACGGTGGTGCACCCGCGGGCCTGGGTCTCCCCCCATGCCACACTGGGCGCGGGCACGGTGGTGTTCGCCATGGCCGTGGTCCAGCCGGGGGCCATTCTGGGCTGCAGCTGCATCGTCAACACCGCCGCCAGCGTGGATCATGACTGCGTGCTGGGCGACGGCGTGCACTGCTCCCCGGGCGTGCGCCTGGCTGGCGGCGTGCAGGTGGGGGACTGCACCCACCTGGGCATCGGCAGCTGCGTGATCCAGGAGATGCGCGTGGGCGAACAGTGCGTGGTGGGCGCGGGCGCGGCCGTGGTCAAGGATATCCCGCCGGACAGCCTGGCCCTGGGCGTGCCGGCCGTGGTGGTGCGCAAGCTGCCGCCGCGGGATGTGGGGTAG
- a CDS encoding ABC transporter ATP-binding protein, protein MALLQLHDVSVRFGGLQALSRADLSLQEGEILGLIGPNGAGKTTIFNVITGVYKPSDGDVRYDGQSILHLRPFQRLARGIARTFQNIRLFTAMTALENVMVAQHCRASAGVVGAIFRLPGQRREERRIEEKAHAALAFVGMDQYADEVARNLPYGLQRRLEIARALGSEPRTLLLDEPAAGLNPSESKDLMETIRRIAATGINVLLVEHDMSVVMNLSHRVVVLDHGEIICAGLPEEVQRDQRVVEAYLGASV, encoded by the coding sequence ATGGCACTGCTGCAACTCCACGACGTCAGTGTCCGCTTCGGCGGACTTCAGGCCCTGAGCAGGGCTGATTTGTCGTTGCAGGAAGGGGAGATCCTCGGGCTCATCGGCCCCAACGGCGCAGGCAAGACGACCATCTTCAACGTCATCACCGGCGTCTACAAGCCGTCCGATGGTGACGTGCGCTACGATGGGCAGAGCATTCTGCACCTGCGGCCCTTCCAGCGACTGGCGCGGGGCATTGCCCGCACCTTTCAGAATATCCGGCTGTTCACGGCGATGACGGCATTGGAAAACGTGATGGTGGCGCAGCACTGCCGGGCTTCGGCCGGGGTGGTCGGGGCCATCTTCCGCCTGCCCGGTCAGCGCCGCGAGGAACGCCGCATCGAGGAAAAGGCCCATGCCGCCCTGGCGTTCGTGGGCATGGACCAGTACGCCGACGAAGTCGCCCGCAATCTGCCCTACGGCCTGCAACGCCGCCTGGAGATTGCCCGGGCCCTGGGCAGCGAGCCGCGGACGCTGCTGCTGGACGAGCCGGCCGCCGGGCTGAATCCCTCGGAGTCCAAGGACCTGATGGAGACCATCCGCCGCATTGCCGCCACGGGCATCAACGTGCTGCTGGTGGAACACGACATGAGCGTGGTGATGAACCTCTCCCATCGGGTGGTGGTCCTGGACCACGGCGAGATCATCTGCGCCGGGCTTCCGGAGGAAGTGCAGCGCGATCAGCGAGTTGTAGAAGCCTATCTGGGAGCGTCCGTCTGA